The segment ATTCTGCATTATAGTTATAGGTTTATATTTAATCTAGAGGAATAACAATCTGTTCCCGCACAATTGATACCTCTTTAAATTTATTTGTCGCTCGAAGCTTACGCAACATAGCATCTGCTTCTTCAATACTTCTAAAGTCTCCTACTCTACATATCCATCTTGGGGATACAAATGGCGTATAAACAGCTAGTTCAGGAAAAAGCTTGGCAACTTGTTCGCCTATGGAAATAGCTCTATTTCTTGCTTCTCGTGTATTATTACCAGCAAAAACTTGAATTCTATAGCCTGTAGCTTTAATAATATTTTTATCACCTGTAGAAACAACTTCTGCAGTTACACTTTTCAATAAAGCTTCAATTTTAGGATCTTGAAATATACGCACTTTCCCTTGACCAGGTTTATCTGCTTTAAGAGAGGTTATAATATCTTTTTTTTCTTGTGCATAGAGACAACTACAACACAGACTAAGTCCTAATATAAATGCTTTTCTAACCATAGGGACAAATTTAATAAACTTGTTTATATATAAAAAAGAAACTCAATTGGGTGTTAATTCCCAATTGAGTTTGCAATATAGCTATAATTATGCTTTAAAGCCGTCAATAACGCCTTTGAAGTCTTCAGCTTTTAGTGAAGCACCACCAATAAGACCACCGTCAACGTCTGGATTAGCAAATAATTCTTTTGCATTTGAAGCTTTACAGCTACCACCATAAAGGATAGAAGTATTGTTTGCTACATCTTTACCGTATTTGTCAGCTATTACCGAACGAATGAATGCATGCATTTCTTGAGCTTGAGCACTTGAAGCTGTTTTACCTGTACCAATAGCCCAAACTGGTTCATAAGCAATAACAAGTTTGCCAAATTCTTCAGCTGAAAGTTCAAAAAGAGCTTCTGCCAATTGAGATTTAACAATTTCGTTTTGCTTGTTTGATTCACGTTCTTCTAAAACTTCACCTACACAGAAGATAGGAGTTAAACCATTAGCCAAAGCTAAGTTTACTTTATCTTTAAGAGTAGCAGATGTTTCATGATAGTATGCACGACGTTCTGAGTGACCTAAGATAACGTATTTAGCACCAGTTGAAGCAACCATAGATGCTGAAACTTCACCTGTGTATGCTCCTGATTCTTTGTCTGCACAATCTTCAGCACCTACACCTATTTTAGAAGCATCTACTAAAGGAGTAACAGAAGCTAAATGAATAAATGGAGTACAGATGATTACATCACAATTTGGAGTTTCGTTTGCTAAGATAGCATTTACGTCTTTCGCTAACTGAATACCTTCTTGAAGGTTTTTGTTCATTTTCCAGTTTCCTGCAACAATGTTTTTTCTCATTTTTGTTTTATTATAAAGTTTAATTAATAAAAGAATTATTTCTGCTTACGACGTCTGTTCAGTAAATCAAGACCAAACAACACAAAGAGTGGTCCGAAATACCATAAGACAACATATAATAATGTTTCTTTGTTATCTATTTTACTGAGTTTTCCTAACTCTAACTTATCTAAAGAGTCTGTTAACTGATATTCATCAGGAATAGAGTGGTGATCCCATTTATTGATAATTACACCATCCTTTAGTAATAGTAAACCTGGGTTAGAACGAATTATGGTTTTCAACGTAATATCATCAGCATGATAAAAAGGATACTCTGCACCAGTTTTATCACTCCACTCCTCAATATCTGATTCTAAAGAAGAAGTAAGGCAAATGAACGGATAATTCTGATCTACACTATAATCATATACCTCATTGATGAGATCAATATTACTATCATCAGCTTCGTTTATACGATGGGCCACCAATATAAACTTATAGCCCACCTTTGTTAGAAATGATTCTGTTATATCTTCGCCTGTTTCTATATCTAGAATTGAAAAGTTCTGTATGGGTGGAATATATCCTTTCTTTATTAAGTTCGTTTTAGCCTCTACAAAAGTCCAAGTACTATCAGGATAGTGTTCTACATCAAAGAATTTTTGCTCTCCCCCTTTTTCCATAAGGAATACTGTCTCATATTCTGGCTCCTCAGCTCCTTCAGGAATAGACATATCATCCACAATATCTACTCCTACTTTATAAGGTCTAAAATCCATTATAGGGAGATATCTCTGACTATACATAGCTAGTACTACTACATAAATCACAGTATAAAGAGAAACGATCCAATTTGTTTTTTCTGTAAAAAAAGGAATTATCAACTTCCTAAACTTATAAAGCCAGAATGCTAATAAAATTAGAATTACGTTTTTCCAAAAAGTTTGCCAGTTAGTTAAAACCAGTGCATCTCCAAAGCATCCACAATCTGATATAGGATTTGTCAAAGCTAAAATAAGAGTCAGTGGAGTCATGAATATCATAAGTACCAAACTGAGCACAGTTGAAACATTTCTCCTTACTCCAAAGAAAAGGAATAACCCGACAGCAAACTCAATACTAGCTAATAATACGCCAAAGAATAAAAGCATAGAATTAGGGATCCACAAAAGACCAAAGGCTTCTGCATAGTCTTGTAACTTATAATAAGAACCTAGTGGATCTATTATTTTCACAAAACCAGAAAATATAAATACTGCCGATAGAATATAACGACAGACATTTGTCCATATACTCTGAAATAGTTGTATATGTTTATTCTCCATATTCTAATTTGATGAGTCCAAATATGGCATAGTTTATCATATCCATATAATTGGCATCAATCCCTTCTGAAACTAATGTTTCACCTCCTAGACTTTCTATTTGTTTTGTTCTATGAATTTTCATCAAGATCAAATCAGTATATGATGAAACTCTCATACTTCTCCAAGCCTCATCATAATCGTGATTTTTTATTTTTAGCAAATCCAAGACTTCTTTCATATGCTTATCGTAAAGCTCTAGGGCTTTGTTTTCATCTAGATCATCAGATTCTGAATACCCTAATTCTAATTGAATCAAACCTATAATCCCATAATTTACGATAGCAATAAATTCAGGCTTTATGCCTTCTCCCACTAAACTAACTCCTTTAGTGCCTATACTCCTAATGCGATTCGCTTTTATAAATATTTGATCAGTAACAGATGAAGGTCTTAATATTCTCCATGCTGCACCGTAGTCATGTAGTTTTTTCTTGAATAAGTCACGACATTGACTTACAACCTGTTCAAATTGTTGAAGTGTCTCTTTCATATATACTATTTATGCCGTACAAAGGTAATCATTTATGTATAAAAAATAAAGGGTACTTTAGAATATCTAGAGCACCCTTTAAAGCTTATATGTAAATCTAAACTTAGTACAATCTTAATTGCTGACCTGCATGCAACACAGCATCTTGCTTCATACTGTTTAATTTGCAAATCGTATCAACAGATATTCTCTTTGAGGCAGCTATACCTGTAAGTGTGTCTCCATGGCGTACACGGTAGTATGCTCCACCTGCAGAAGCAGTAGAATTATCACCTTTTTTCTTTTCAAAAACAAAGGTGTCCGCTACGACATCTTGGTTAGGAAAGTCAAACATTTGACTTGGGTCAATAGCTATACCCAAAAAACGAGTTTCAAAGTGTAAATGAGAGCCATAAGAACGACCTGTATTTCCACCAAGCCCAATTACATCTCCCGCCTCAATATCATCTCCAGGCTTAACAAGCTGTTTAGATAGGTGTCCATAGATTGTTTCCAATCCATTATAATGTCTTACTACAATATAACGACCATAACCTCTTGGCTCATTTTTAACAATACGCACTTTACCCGCAAAAGCAACTTTTATAGTGTCTCCAATATTTACTTTTATATCAAGACCATTATGTCTTCTTCCCCATCGGGCACCAAAACCAGAAGTCACTTTCCTACTATCAGTAGGCATAACAAAATCGGTTAAATCTATGGTGTATGAATCGGGAATAACAACATTAGCATAGCAATGCACAGAAGAAGTAATCCATTCTGGATATAAGCTAAGAGCAGGAAACTCTTCACTTCTTGAGGTTATTTGTTCTTGTAGAACTAAAGAATCAATTGATTTTAATTTTTTATCGATAGGAGCCTGTCTAGCAAGCAAATCTTGAGAATGTGCAGAACTCATGCCGAAGCCAAGAAATGCAATAAGCAAAAAAAGAAATTTGAAAGATGGTTTCTCCATGGATATTGTTTTAGATTAAACACAGCATAAACTATTTATTTGAATATGCTATATGACAATGGTTTATCACTTTCTTAGAAAAACTAAATCTAAGTAAAGTTCCAACTCACGAAGTCACAAAGATAATTTTTCTTTCAAATAAAAAAAGAGTGCTTAAGTTAATTATTACTTAAACACTCCTTTTTCTTATATAATTAAATTCTTTTAATATAATCTTAATTGCTGTCCAGGACGTAAGATAGATGTTTTCTTTATTCCATTCAACTTACATATGTTGTTTACAGATACTCGCTTTGAAGCAGCTATACCCGAAAGAGTATCCCCTTTGCGGACTCTATAATATGAAGCTGTAGCACTATTCGTTGCAGCTGTTCTACCACCACGACGTTTAAAGGTGTATTTATCTACAACAATATCTTGATTGGGGAAATCAAACATTAATGCAGGATTAATTGCTATACCCAAGAAGCGGGTTTCAAAGTGAAGATGAGAACCAGTAGAACGCCCTGTATTACCACCAAGGCCAATTACTTCACCAGCCTTAACATACTGATCTTCTTCTACTAATTGTTTGGACATGTGTCCATAAACTGTTTCTAAACCATTGTAGTGACGAATAACGACATATCTTCCATATCCTCTTCGTTCATATTTAACCATTCTTACTCGACCATCAAATGCTGCTTTTATAGTATCGCCAACATTTACTTTTATATCTAGTCCATTGTGCATTCTTCTCCAACGATAACCAAATTTAGATGTAATCCTACGACTGTCTGTTGGCATAACAAAACCAGTCAAATCTATTTCAAAAGATTCTGGAACCTCAGCTTTACCATAAGCATGTACTGAAGTATTATTCCAATTTGGATACAAGCTTAAGGCAGGGTATTCTTCTCTTACAACATCAATTTGTCTTTGAAGTGTTAGAGAGTCAATATTTTTAAGCTTTTTGTCGATTGGGGCTTGTCTCGCAATTAAGTCTTGTGCTTGTGCTGTAGTAAAGCCTACGAAAGAAAAGGCGAATACAGCTAAGAATGCTTTAATATAACTACTACAATTCATTGATTTCATTTTTAATACTCGTCATTTGCATAGAGGTATTCAAATATACCTTGCTTGTAATCGAATATTTCATATGGTTTAAAAAAACGGTTTATTTCAATCGATGCAGCTTCAGACGAATCTGAGGCATGTATTATATTCTCCTGAAAGCTCATGCAAAAATCTCCACGAATAGTTCCAGGATCTGCTAAGCGTCCATTTGTGTCACCAGTTATTCTCCTCACAGCAGCGATAGCATCAACACCTTCCAAGCAACATACAATTACAGGAGAAGCCATCATAGAGTTTTTCACACGCTGAAAAAATGGCTTATTTGATAGATGAGCATAGTGTTCACTAAGAACCTCATCTGATAGTTGTAACATTTTAAGTCCGACAACTTTCAGACCTTTTCTTTCAAAACGAGTTATAACTTCCCCTATCAGAGCTCTCTGAATAGTACAAGGTTTTAGTATCACAAGTGTTTGTTGTATCATGTAGACACTTAATTTAAGGTTATAATCTCGTCTTGTTTTTGAAATAATCGTTTCAAAGATAATACAAAATATGAAAGAACAATAAAAATACCCTTTTTTTTAGCCAGAAGTGGCTTTAATACGGCAGTTTTAACTTATTGCTGCCCAATTCTGGTTTGTTTTCCTTAAATTATCCAATTGAGACCAGAGTAGTTTATTCTCTATCAAACTTCTATTTTTATCTTTATCAATAATATCCTGAGCTACAGTTCGCACAAACTGAAGAAGTTGCCCATCTTTAGCTAAATCTGCTACTTTTAAATCAAAAGCAACACCACTTTGTTGAGTACCTTCTAAATCTCCTGGCCCTCTTAATTTCAAATCGGCTTCGGCTATTTCAAATCCATCGTTACTCTCCACCATTATCTCAATTCTCTTTCTTGTGATTTCTGAAAGTTTATATCCTGTTACTAAGACACAATAAGATTGATCTGCTCCACGTCCTACTCTACCTCTTAACTGGTGCAATTGCGATAGACCAAATCTTTCTGCATTTTCAATAATCATAACAGAGGCATTGGGTACATTTACCCCTACTTCTATAACTGTAGTAGCAACCATAATGTGTGCCTGACCAGAAGCAAATAAATTCATTTGCTCATCTTTTTCTGCAGGTTTCATCTTTCCGTGAACTTTGACAACTCTATACTCTGGAAATTCTTGAGTAATTAACTCATACCCCTGCTCCAGATTCTTTAAATCTATCTTTTCACTTTCCTCGATAAGCGGATACACAAAGTAGATTTGTCTACCCATAGCCAACTGATCTTTTACCATCTTATATAAAGACTTCTTTCGGTTATCAAATTGATGTATGGTTTGTATAGGCTTCCTACCTGGAGGTAATTCATCGATAACTGAAACATCTAGATCACCATAAAGAGTCATAGCCAATGTTCGAGGTATCGGGGTAGCTGTCATAACTAATATATGAGGTGGATTATCATTCTTAATCCACAACTTCGCACGCTGGGCTACGCCGAAACGGTGTTGCTCATCAATGACTGCAAATCCTAAAGCTTTAAAAGTAACCGTATCTTCAAGAAGAGCATGAGTACCAATTATAATTTGAACCTCTCCACTTATTAATCCACTTAGGATTCTTTCACGATCTTTTTTACGAGTTGAGCCTGTCAATAACTCCACACGAATATCAAGCCCATGTATAAACTCTAATATCGTTTCGTAGTGCTGACTAGCTAATATCTCTGTAGGAGCCATCATACAGGCTTGATAACCATTATCAAGAGCCATCAGCATACTCATCAAGGCAACTAGAGTTTTACCACTACCTACATCACCTTGCAAAAGTCTATTCATCTGAACTCCTGTACCTACATCTTGTCGAATTTCTTTTAGAACTCTTTTCTGGGCCCCCGTAAGTTCAAAAGGTAAATTCTTGAAGAAAAAATTATTGAAATACTCACCAATCTTCGGAAAAGTAAAACCTTTATACTTCAATTGACGCTCTTTACTATAGCTTAAAATATTAAGCTGAATATAGAAAAGTTCTTCAAACTTTAACCGATATTGAGCTTTCCTTAAACTTAATGCATCACCAGGGAAATGAATTATTTTCAAAGCCTCTTGCAAAGGCATTAATTTGTATTTTTGAATGATATGTTCAGGCAAGGTTTCGGGAATAGGATACTTCAGTAAATCAACAACAGATTTCATTAGTTTTTCTATGGACTGAGAGTTCATAGAGCCACGTTTCATTTTTTCTGTTGTATTATAGTAGGGCTTTAATCCCAAAGAAGAAAGTTGAATATCTGTTGCATTTTCCATATCAGGATGAGCAATATTAACTTGTCCATTAAATACGGTTGGTTTACCAAAAATCAAATAATCTTGGCGCAGTTTCAAACTAGATGATATGTATTTTACTCCTCTAAACCATACTAAGTCAATAAATCCTGTACCATCAGTAAATCGAGCCACCAAACGCTTTTTACGGCCTTCACCTACTACATTAAAATGTAAAATCTGACCTTTTAATTGGATATAAGGCATAGAGCCCGTAAGTTCTGATATCGTATAGACACGACTTCGGTCAACATATTTATAAGGGAAGTAATAAATTAAATCATGAAGAGAAAAGATATTTAGCTCCTGATTTAAAATTTCGGCTCTTCTTGGACCTACTCCCGATAAGAATTTAATATCTCGTGTAGCTAAGTCTAGCATTTATAATAAGGCCTCTCCTATTTTAAGATCAAAAGGGGTAGTTACTTTAATATTTTCTCTGTTTCCTGAAATTAGAGAAACTTCTTGCCCCAAAGCCTCAACGACAGAGGCATCATCTGTGAAATGTGAATTGTAATTTTGTTGATAAGCTCGTTTCAATAGTTCTGAACAAAAAACCTGAGGAGTCTGTACTAGACAGTATTCATCTCTATTAACAGTAGTGCTTGTTTCTCCTTTTAAAAATCGTACTGTTTCTACAATTGGAATAGTAGGTATTACAGCTTTGAGTGTTTGAACACTCTCAAAACAGTTGGCAATAACTTCATAACTCACAAAAGGACGTACCCCATCGTGAATACCTACCCATTTCTCATCATGTAACAAACGTATTCCGTTTAATACGGAGTGAAAACGAGTATCACCCCCATTAGCTACATCTACAGAGATATCAAAACAATACTCTTTGCAAAGATCTTTCCAGAAAACTTGTTGATCTTCAGGAAGTACAAGTATGATTCTAATTTGCTTGTCATACGTGTAGAAACGTTCTATCGTATGCATCAATATCGGCTTACCACCTAGTCTTATAAATTGCTTGGGCAAGGAAACACCCATACGAGTACCCTTGCCCCCAGCAACAATTATTATAGCTTTTTGATTATCACTCATTCAACACACATATCTTTGCGAAGTTGATTAGCTGTTTCTTTACTTGCTAAAACTTCTGCTAATTTTAAAGCAAAAGGCAATGCAGCAGCAGGACCTTTACCTGTAATAATCTTTCCATCAACCACAACTAGATCATTCTGAATAGAAGCTCCTTCTAGTTTGGGTTCGAATCCAGGATAAGCTACAGCCTTTTTCCCTTTTAATAAACCCAACTGCCCGAAGACCATAGGTGCTGCACAGATAGCAGCCAATACAGTATCAGTATTGTGATATTCCTTTAACAACTCTGTAAGACCTTTATGTTTACCAAGAGTCTCTGCTCCAGGCATACCACCCGGTAAAACAAGAGCCTTTACTTTATCAAATGAGCAATTACCAAATAGAGCATCACTAATCACAGATATACCATGTGCACCTTTTACGGTTAAGCTATCTGTAACGCTCACTGTTTTCACTTGAAGATTAGCACGTCTTAAAACATCAACAATAGTAAGTGCTTCAATTTCTTCAAAACCATCTGCTAAAAATAAATAAATCATAATTATTTTAGATTAAAGTAATATGTAATTGAGCCTATCTGATTATCAACTCCATTAATTCTGTTAAACTCTGCTTTCTTTGCTGCTTGTTCCGCAGCACGTCTTAGCTGAGGACTAACGGTATTCGTAAGTTTATTTATGCTTGTTGATATTACCTTTCCTTCGGGGTTTACGGTAATTGTAACTACTACTTTCCCCTCTTCAGGAACATCGTACACTGGTCTGGGTAACCCCCCTTTACCAATGGAACGTCCTCCTAAATCAAAGGTTCCATATCCAGATTGTCCACTTGAAGAAGTAGCAGTGGAAGGTATGCCATCAAAAGCATTTTTTACTTTTTCTGAAGCGGTATTTGTGCCATCCATTTGTGCACCTTTACCAAAGGCTCCAGCAACACGTCTACGAGCAGCTTCTTCTGCAGCTTTTTGCTCTTTTGCTATTCTCTGCTCTTCTCTTTTTTTAGCCTCTTCCGCCTCTTTACGTTCACGTTCTAAACGTTCCTGCTCTTTCTTCTTAGCTTCAACAGCCAACTCTTCGGGAGTTTTTTCTTTAGGCTTCTCTTTTTCTTTTTTGGGTTCCAAAGCAACAGTTTCCTCCACATCTTGAGTGATTAACTCTTGCTTTATCTCTTCAGTCTCCACTGGTATTGGTTCTACTTTGGGCTCTTCAGGTAGAACATCCACATCAACATAGTGATCCACACGTTCCCCACCAATAGCATAGTCCACTTGTCCCATAAGTATAGGAACCCCACTCTCTTCATCGGGTTCAGGTATTACAATAGTAAACCACACCAAAAACCCAATTAGGAGTAAATGGACAAGGATTGCACCAATAGCACCAATTATGCGACCTTTCTCTTTTGTCTTCATTCTGTTATCTTCCTTCTGGAGGGCGAGTTGCTAAAACCATTTTAAACTGGTTCTCATTTGCGATATTGAGTACCTTTACAATTTCTCTATAAGGCACCGCTTCATCGGCATAAAGAGCAACATACATTTCGGGTTCTCTCAACGCACACTCTTGTAAAAAGACAGGCAAATCATCCACCTCTAGCATTTGTTCTTTTTCATTTCCAAAAGCTGCATAGAAGTTTAAGTCTTTGTCTATTATCACACGAGTCAATGGCTTAGCTGACGTTTGCTGTTTTCCTTGTGGCAATAATACTTTAATAGCATTAGGAGAAACCACAGTAGATGTAATCATAAAGAATATCAGCAATAGAAAGATTACATCGGTCATGGAAGCCATACTAAAGCTCGGAGATATTTTTGTTCTTCTTTTTAACATTCTCTTCTCTTTCTATTTATACTTGATAAATTGTTTTGCT is part of the Bacteroides coprosuis DSM 18011 genome and harbors:
- a CDS encoding 2-C-methyl-D-erythritol 4-phosphate cytidylyltransferase (COGs: COG1211 4-diphosphocytidyl-2-methyl-D-erithritol synthase~HAMAP: 4-diphosphocytidyl-2C-methyl-D-erythritol synthase~InterPro IPR001228~KEGG: bvu:BVU_0472 2-C-methyl-D-erythritol 4-phosphate cytidylyltransferase~PFAM: 4-diphosphocytidyl-2C-methyl-D-erythritol synthase~SPTR: 2-C-methyl-D-erythritol 4-phosphate cytidylyltransferase;~TIGRFAM: 4-diphosphocytidyl-2C-methyl-D-erythritol synthase~IMG reference gene:2504105803~PFAM: Uncharacterized protein family UPF0007~TIGRFAM: 2-C-methyl-D-erythritol 4-phosphate cytidylyltransferase); translated protein: MSDNQKAIIIVAGGKGTRMGVSLPKQFIRLGGKPILMHTIERFYTYDKQIRIILVLPEDQQVFWKDLCKEYCFDISVDVANGGDTRFHSVLNGIRLLHDEKWVGIHDGVRPFVSYEVIANCFESVQTLKAVIPTIPIVETVRFLKGETSTTVNRDEYCLVQTPQVFCSELLKRAYQQNYNSHFTDDASVVEALGQEVSLISGNRENIKVTTPFDLKIGEALL
- a CDS encoding DJ-1 family protein (COGs: COG0693 Putative intracellular protease/amidase~InterPro IPR006287:IPR002818~KEGG: bfs:BF3736 putative thiamine biosynthesis-like protein~PFAM: ThiJ/PfpI~SPTR: ThiJ/PfpI family protein;~TIGRFAM: DJ-1~IMG reference gene:2504105804~PFAM: DJ-1/PfpI family~TIGRFAM: DJ-1 family protein), which encodes MIYLFLADGFEEIEALTIVDVLRRANLQVKTVSVTDSLTVKGAHGISVISDALFGNCSFDKVKALVLPGGMPGAETLGKHKGLTELLKEYHNTDTVLAAICAAPMVFGQLGLLKGKKAVAYPGFEPKLEGASIQNDLVVVDGKIITGKGPAAALPFALKLAEVLASKETANQLRKDMCVE
- a CDS encoding TonB family protein (InterPro IPR006260~KEGG: bfs:BF3737 putative TonB exported protein~SPTR: Putative TonB exported protein;~TIGRFAM: TonB, C-terminal~IMG reference gene:2504105805~PFAM: Gram-negative bacterial tonB protein~TIGRFAM: TonB family C-terminal domain) yields the protein MKTKEKGRIIGAIGAILVHLLLIGFLVWFTIVIPEPDEESGVPILMGQVDYAIGGERVDHYVDVDVLPEEPKVEPIPVETEEIKQELITQDVEETVALEPKKEKEKPKEKTPEELAVEAKKKEQERLERERKEAEEAKKREEQRIAKEQKAAEEAARRRVAGAFGKGAQMDGTNTASEKVKNAFDGIPSTATSSSGQSGYGTFDLGGRSIGKGGLPRPVYDVPEEGKVVVTITVNPEGKVISTSINKLTNTVSPQLRRAAEQAAKKAEFNRINGVDNQIGSITYYFNLK
- a CDS encoding Biopolymer transport protein ExbD/TolR (COGs: COG0848 Biopolymer transport protein~InterPro IPR003400~KEGG: bfs:BF3738 putative tansport-like protein~PFAM: Biopolymer transport protein ExbD/TolR~SPTR: Putative biopolymer transport protein ExbD;~IMG reference gene:2504105806~PFAM: Biopolymer transport protein ExbD/TolR), whose protein sequence is MLKRRTKISPSFSMASMTDVIFLLLIFFMITSTVVSPNAIKVLLPQGKQQTSAKPLTRVIIDKDLNFYAAFGNEKEQMLEVDDLPVFLQECALREPEMYVALYADEAVPYREIVKVLNIANENQFKMVLATRPPEGR